Proteins encoded together in one Shewanella oneidensis MR-1 window:
- a CDS encoding CinA family nicotinamide mononucleotide deamidase-related protein: MKLEMICTGEEVLSGQIVDTNAAWFASTMMEHGIEIQRRVTVGDRLEDLIAVFQERSLHADVILVNGGLGPTSDDMSAEAMAKAKGESLVENSEWRQRLEDWFTRNNREMPVSNLKQAMLPVSAVMVDNPVGTACGFRVKLNRAWLFFTPGVPFELKHMVKEQFIPFIRDEFNLDAKVALKKLLTIGHGESALADKIEPLELPEGITIGYRSSMPHIEIKIFARGEKAIALLPRVAGHIKMVLGTAVVAEDKATLAEEIHFRLLNSGLTLSAAESCTGGMITSQLVDFPGSSSYLQHGLVTYSNESKVRVLGVNPATLDDHGAVSIPTVEEMAKGARAILDSDFALATSGIAGPDGGTEDKPVGTVAIALATRSGVYSQMIKLPRRSRDLVRSLSAAVAYDMLRRELLSEAVIVDYQSIGRFSK; the protein is encoded by the coding sequence ATGAAGTTAGAGATGATTTGTACTGGAGAAGAAGTGCTGTCGGGTCAGATTGTTGATACCAATGCTGCCTGGTTCGCCAGCACTATGATGGAGCATGGCATTGAGATCCAAAGGCGCGTTACAGTGGGTGATCGCCTAGAGGATTTAATTGCCGTTTTCCAAGAGCGCAGCTTACATGCCGATGTGATTTTAGTGAATGGTGGTTTGGGGCCGACAAGCGATGATATGTCCGCTGAAGCGATGGCTAAGGCCAAGGGGGAATCGCTGGTCGAAAATTCCGAGTGGCGCCAACGTTTAGAAGATTGGTTTACGCGCAATAATCGCGAGATGCCTGTGAGTAATTTAAAGCAGGCGATGCTGCCAGTATCGGCAGTTATGGTGGATAACCCCGTCGGTACTGCCTGTGGATTTAGGGTCAAGTTAAATCGAGCTTGGTTGTTCTTTACGCCAGGTGTGCCATTTGAACTCAAGCATATGGTTAAAGAGCAGTTTATTCCCTTTATTCGTGATGAGTTTAATCTCGACGCTAAGGTGGCGCTTAAAAAACTGCTGACCATTGGCCATGGCGAATCAGCCCTTGCCGATAAAATTGAGCCGTTGGAGTTGCCAGAAGGCATTACTATTGGTTATCGCTCTTCAATGCCGCATATCGAAATTAAGATTTTCGCGCGAGGTGAAAAGGCGATTGCTCTGCTGCCACGGGTGGCTGGGCATATCAAAATGGTGTTGGGTACTGCAGTCGTCGCTGAGGATAAAGCGACACTTGCTGAAGAAATTCATTTTAGACTGCTGAATTCTGGTCTGACCCTGAGTGCGGCAGAGTCGTGCACTGGCGGTATGATTACCAGTCAATTAGTGGATTTCCCTGGAAGTTCATCCTATTTACAGCATGGTTTAGTGACTTACAGTAATGAATCCAAAGTGCGAGTCTTGGGCGTTAATCCGGCGACGTTAGATGATCACGGCGCAGTGTCGATTCCTACAGTTGAAGAAATGGCGAAGGGCGCACGTGCTATTTTAGATAGTGATTTTGCCTTAGCTACCAGTGGGATCGCAGGACCGGATGGCGGAACCGAAGACAAACCCGTAGGCACTGTGGCCATTGCCTTGGCGACCCGTAGTGGTGTCTACAGCCAAATGATTAAGTTGCCAAGACGTTCGCGGGATTTAGTGCGTAGCTTAAGTGCAGCGGTCGCCTATGATATGTTGAGACGTGAGCTACTGTCGGAAGCTGTGATTGTGGATTATCAGTCGATTGGGCGTTTCAGTAAGTAA
- a CDS encoding DUF1439 domain-containing protein, whose amino-acid sequence MKKLTLNLCLGLTVLLGGCVTQYSISEREMEQYLSKEIHFEVKQGNQLIGAQVRINDISVRLGEKPDTMSVSAATQVSITNPIYPLKAQLSASFEAKPWYDNATHSVYLRQLELVKVESTPKDIEKAISSATPQVMNYLRHFLESQPVYVLDTKDSNQALMAKMTESIQVVPGKLVLKFTK is encoded by the coding sequence ATGAAAAAACTCACACTTAATCTTTGCTTGGGATTGACTGTACTGCTTGGCGGCTGCGTCACGCAGTACAGCATCAGCGAGCGCGAAATGGAGCAATATCTCAGCAAAGAGATCCATTTTGAGGTGAAACAAGGCAATCAACTGATCGGTGCCCAAGTGCGCATTAACGACATCAGTGTCAGACTCGGTGAAAAGCCTGACACAATGAGCGTGAGCGCGGCGACACAAGTATCAATTACTAATCCCATTTATCCTTTAAAGGCTCAGCTCTCGGCCTCCTTTGAGGCTAAACCTTGGTATGACAATGCTACCCACAGTGTCTATCTACGCCAGCTTGAATTAGTCAAAGTAGAGTCAACACCAAAGGATATTGAAAAGGCCATTAGTAGCGCCACACCACAAGTGATGAACTATTTACGGCATTTCCTTGAAAGTCAGCCAGTGTATGTACTGGATACAAAGGATAGCAATCAGGCACTGATGGCGAAGATGACCGAAAGCATCCAAGTTGTACCAGGCAAATTAGTGCTTAAGTTCACTAAATAG
- the ppc gene encoding phosphoenolpyruvate carboxylase, protein MAGNVADNVTDMYASLRSNVSMLGQILGDTMRTHLGDSFLEKVEQIRKLAKDSRRGDEAAREQMLELLTALPDEELVPFAKAFNQFLNLANLSEQFHTISRNCDELVCVPDPVEQLLGRMLNGRVDQTKMLDCLKTLDIDLVLTAHPTEISRRTLIQKYAAIVDCLAEQENNQLSDRERQQINLRLRQLIAQIWHTNEIRRERPTPVDEARWGLSTIEESLWHAVPDFLRQLNDQVQERTGQQLPIDIAPVRFSSWMGGDRDGNPFVTAKVTQEVLDRNRHAAARLFLKDIVLLVGELSMEEANDELKAYTNNSCEPYRFVLRSLRQKLRDTIDYLNARIEGHNPEVDKSTLIWQESDLKAPLEMLYKSLYDCGMRLIANGLLLDILRRLACFGIHMLRLDIRQDAGRHCDVLAELTRYLGMGDFNHWDETEKQAFLLRELSNRRPLIPSNWQPSADVAEVLNTCRLIAKHPAKALGSYVISMASKPSDVLTVLLLLKETGCTHPMRVVPLFETLSDLNNAAACITDLLDIDWYRGYTKGMQEVMIGYSDSAKDAGVMAAAWAQYRAQEQLVAVCNQAGVKLTLFHGRGGSIGRGGGPAHKAILSQPPGSVDGRIRVTEQGEMIRFKFGLPKLAVQSLALYTSAVLEATLLPPPEPKQEWRNCMERIAEESVSAYRGIVREEPDFVAYFRAATPEVELGKLPLGSRPAKRRVDGGIESLRAIPWIFAWSQNRLMLPAWLGAGEALQAACQRGEIGLLQDMEREWPFFSTRISMLEMVYAKAEPNLARYYETCLVSTNLHHLGETLRQRLDLGIKVVLELTKSDTLMAHTPWNRESVKLRNPYIDPLNFLQTELLARTRKETSETPASEHVQLALMLTIAGVAAGMRNTG, encoded by the coding sequence ATGGCAGGTAATGTGGCAGACAATGTGACCGACATGTATGCGTCATTGAGATCGAACGTGAGTATGTTAGGTCAGATCCTAGGCGATACGATGCGCACCCACCTCGGCGATTCTTTTTTGGAGAAGGTTGAGCAAATTCGTAAGCTCGCGAAAGACTCCCGCCGAGGTGACGAAGCCGCAAGGGAGCAAATGCTAGAACTGCTCACCGCTCTCCCCGATGAAGAGTTAGTGCCGTTTGCCAAAGCCTTTAACCAATTCCTCAACTTAGCCAACCTATCTGAACAATTTCATACGATTAGCCGCAACTGTGACGAACTAGTTTGCGTGCCCGATCCCGTCGAACAGTTGCTCGGTCGTATGCTCAATGGTCGTGTCGATCAGACCAAAATGTTGGATTGCCTAAAGACGTTAGATATCGATCTCGTGCTCACCGCACACCCAACAGAAATCTCTCGCCGCACGCTGATCCAAAAATATGCCGCAATTGTGGATTGTCTCGCCGAGCAAGAAAACAACCAGTTGTCGGATAGAGAGCGCCAGCAAATTAATTTGCGCCTACGTCAGCTCATCGCCCAGATCTGGCACACCAATGAAATTCGCCGTGAGCGGCCAACGCCGGTGGATGAAGCCCGTTGGGGGTTATCCACTATCGAGGAATCCCTCTGGCATGCTGTTCCCGACTTTTTAAGGCAGCTCAACGATCAGGTGCAAGAGCGCACAGGTCAACAATTGCCAATCGATATCGCCCCTGTTCGCTTCTCCAGCTGGATGGGCGGTGATCGCGACGGCAACCCCTTCGTAACGGCTAAAGTCACTCAAGAAGTGTTAGACCGTAATCGCCATGCCGCGGCACGTTTATTCCTGAAGGATATAGTGCTGCTGGTTGGCGAACTGTCGATGGAAGAAGCCAATGATGAATTAAAGGCTTATACCAACAATAGCTGCGAACCTTATCGCTTTGTCTTGCGGTCATTAAGACAAAAACTGCGCGATACCATAGATTACTTAAACGCTCGCATTGAGGGCCACAATCCCGAGGTGGATAAGTCAACATTGATTTGGCAAGAGAGCGACCTTAAAGCACCGCTCGAAATGCTATATAAAAGCTTGTACGACTGCGGTATGAGGTTGATTGCTAATGGTTTACTGCTCGACATTCTGCGTCGTCTCGCCTGCTTCGGTATTCATATGCTCAGGCTCGATATCCGTCAAGACGCTGGCCGTCACTGTGATGTACTTGCAGAATTAACCCGCTACCTCGGTATGGGTGATTTTAATCACTGGGATGAAACCGAAAAACAAGCCTTCTTGCTACGTGAGCTCAGTAACCGTCGCCCGCTGATCCCAAGCAACTGGCAACCGTCAGCCGATGTAGCCGAAGTACTTAATACCTGTCGCTTAATTGCTAAGCATCCAGCCAAAGCATTAGGTTCGTACGTCATCTCGATGGCGAGCAAACCTTCTGACGTGTTAACGGTTTTACTGTTACTCAAAGAGACTGGCTGCACGCATCCAATGCGTGTTGTGCCGCTGTTTGAAACCTTAAGTGACTTAAACAACGCCGCGGCATGTATTACCGATTTGCTCGATATCGATTGGTATCGTGGCTATACCAAAGGCATGCAAGAGGTCATGATTGGCTACTCAGACTCAGCCAAAGATGCAGGCGTGATGGCAGCCGCATGGGCTCAATACCGCGCACAGGAGCAGTTAGTTGCTGTATGTAATCAAGCGGGCGTCAAACTGACCCTATTCCATGGCCGCGGTGGCAGTATTGGTCGCGGCGGCGGCCCAGCTCATAAGGCCATTCTGTCGCAACCACCCGGTTCGGTTGATGGCCGTATTCGCGTCACCGAACAAGGCGAGATGATCCGCTTTAAATTTGGCCTACCAAAGTTAGCAGTTCAGAGCTTAGCCCTGTACACCTCGGCGGTATTAGAAGCCACCTTGCTACCTCCGCCTGAGCCAAAACAAGAATGGCGCAATTGTATGGAGCGTATTGCTGAGGAGTCAGTAAGTGCTTACCGCGGCATTGTGCGTGAAGAACCTGATTTTGTAGCTTATTTCCGTGCCGCCACTCCGGAGGTTGAACTAGGCAAGCTTCCATTAGGCAGTCGCCCAGCCAAACGTCGCGTTGATGGTGGTATCGAGAGTCTGCGTGCGATTCCATGGATTTTTGCTTGGTCACAAAACCGCTTAATGCTGCCCGCATGGCTCGGCGCTGGCGAAGCGCTGCAAGCGGCCTGTCAACGCGGCGAAATAGGCTTGTTACAGGATATGGAACGCGAATGGCCGTTCTTTAGTACGCGGATTTCGATGCTAGAGATGGTCTATGCAAAGGCAGAACCCAACCTTGCACGCTACTACGAAACCTGTCTGGTATCGACAAATCTGCACCACTTGGGTGAAACCTTGCGCCAACGCTTAGATCTGGGCATTAAAGTCGTGCTTGAGTTGACCAAATCGGATACCTTAATGGCGCATACACCGTGGAATCGCGAGTCAGTCAAACTGCGAAATCCGTATATCGATCCATTAAACTTCTTACAAACCGAGCTGTTAGCTCGTACCCGTAAGGAAACCAGCGAAACGCCCGCCTCCGAACATGTACAGTTAGCGCTAATGCTGACCATTGCAGGTGTTGCGGCGGGCATGAGAAACACAGGTTAA
- the argC gene encoding N-acetyl-gamma-glutamyl-phosphate reductase translates to MKNIAIIGASGYTGAQLTALVHAESELSIQGLYVSENSLDKGRALADLYPVYSHIELTLSPLTEEAKANIVAEADAVVLATEHSVSLHLAAWFYSQGLAVFDLSGAYRFSDVAQYPKWYGFEHEYPEVLAKAVYGLAEWNAKDVAATKMIAVPGCYPTASLTALKPLKNLLTSAYPVINAVSGVTGAGRKAQLHTSFCEVSLTPYGVLGHRHQPEIATQLGQEVIFTPHLGNFKRGILATITVQLKPGTTTADVAAAYSVYDQAPLVTVKQNQFPKVDDVVLTPNCHLGWKFDESSGYLVVASAIDNLMKGAASQALQCIKIHFNL, encoded by the coding sequence ATGAAAAACATCGCCATTATCGGCGCCAGTGGTTACACAGGTGCACAACTCACGGCTTTAGTCCATGCGGAGTCTGAATTATCAATTCAAGGTCTGTATGTCTCTGAAAATAGTTTAGATAAAGGTAGAGCTTTAGCAGATTTGTACCCTGTCTACAGCCACATTGAGTTAACCCTATCACCGCTTACCGAAGAAGCGAAGGCCAATATCGTCGCTGAGGCAGATGCTGTGGTGTTAGCGACTGAGCATTCTGTGAGTTTGCATTTAGCGGCTTGGTTTTATAGCCAAGGGTTAGCGGTATTCGATTTAAGCGGTGCTTATCGTTTCAGTGACGTGGCGCAGTATCCGAAGTGGTATGGCTTTGAGCATGAATATCCAGAGGTTTTAGCCAAAGCCGTATATGGCCTTGCTGAGTGGAATGCTAAAGACGTGGCCGCCACTAAGATGATTGCTGTGCCAGGTTGTTACCCAACAGCATCACTAACAGCCTTGAAACCATTAAAGAATTTACTGACTTCAGCCTATCCAGTGATCAACGCTGTTAGCGGTGTAACAGGAGCGGGTCGTAAGGCGCAGCTACATACCAGTTTTTGCGAGGTCAGCCTCACACCCTACGGTGTACTAGGCCACAGACATCAGCCCGAAATCGCTACTCAACTGGGACAAGAGGTGATTTTCACACCACACCTTGGCAACTTTAAGCGCGGTATTCTCGCAACTATCACGGTACAGCTAAAACCAGGCACTACTACCGCCGATGTGGCTGCGGCATACAGTGTGTATGACCAAGCTCCACTGGTGACGGTGAAACAGAACCAGTTCCCTAAAGTGGATGACGTGGTGCTGACACCGAATTGCCACTTAGGTTGGAAGTTTGATGAGAGCAGTGGCTACCTAGTGGTTGCTAGCGCCATCGACAATTTGATGAAAGGCGCGGCAAGCCAAGCGCTGCAGTGCATAAAGATTCACTTTAACCTTTAA
- the argB gene encoding acetylglutamate kinase: MSTNNSVLVLKVGGALLQCEMGMARLMDTAAAMIANGQQVLMVHGGGCLVDEQLAANGMETVKLEGLRVTPPEQMPIIAGALAGTSNKILQGAATKAGIVSVGMCLADGNTVSAKIKDERLGLVGEVYPKDATYLKFILSQGWMPICSSIAMMDDGQMLNVNADQAATVLAKLVGGKLVLLSDVSGVLDGKGQLIPSLNGQQIADLVKQGVIEKGMKVKVEAALEVAQWMGQAVQVASWRDASQLVALAKGEAVGTQIQP, translated from the coding sequence ATGTCTACCAACAACTCAGTATTAGTTCTTAAAGTCGGCGGCGCGCTGCTGCAGTGTGAAATGGGGATGGCGCGTTTAATGGATACCGCCGCAGCAATGATCGCTAATGGTCAGCAGGTGCTGATGGTGCACGGCGGCGGCTGTTTGGTCGATGAGCAATTAGCCGCCAACGGCATGGAAACCGTCAAGTTAGAAGGTTTGCGGGTGACCCCGCCTGAGCAAATGCCGATTATTGCCGGTGCACTGGCCGGAACATCAAACAAGATCCTCCAAGGCGCAGCGACTAAAGCTGGGATTGTGAGTGTGGGCATGTGTCTTGCCGATGGCAACACGGTATCGGCCAAGATTAAAGATGAGCGTTTAGGCTTAGTGGGCGAGGTTTATCCTAAGGACGCGACTTACCTTAAGTTTATTTTGTCCCAAGGTTGGATGCCGATTTGTAGCTCAATTGCCATGATGGACGATGGCCAAATGCTGAACGTGAATGCCGACCAAGCAGCGACGGTATTAGCTAAGTTGGTCGGTGGCAAGTTGGTGCTGCTATCGGATGTGTCAGGTGTGCTCGATGGTAAAGGTCAATTAATCCCATCTCTTAATGGTCAACAGATTGCGGATTTGGTGAAGCAAGGCGTGATCGAAAAGGGAATGAAAGTCAAAGTTGAAGCTGCGCTCGAAGTGGCGCAGTGGATGGGGCAGGCGGTGCAAGTTGCCTCATGGCGTGATGCAAGCCAATTAGTAGCATTAGCAAAAGGTGAGGCCGTGGGCACACAAATCCAACCATAA
- a CDS encoding ornithine carbamoyltransferase has product MKHFLSIKELTQQQLLDLITLAKTIKANPAEYRHALDGKSVVMLFEKPSLRTRVSFDIGINKFGGHCLYLDQQNGALGKRESVADFASNLSCWADAIVARTYSHTTIEQLAEFGTVPVINALSDLYHPCQALADFLTLAEHFENISDVKLAYVGDGNNVTNSLMYCAAILGATMTVICPAGHFPDGYVVAEVQELASRYGGKIVLTSDIDAIEGHDAIYTDTWISMGDPTPLAEIKDKFAPYQVNNALMAKAGAHFFMHCLPAHRGVEVTDAVMDGECSLILQQAENRMHAQNAVLVTLFS; this is encoded by the coding sequence ATGAAGCATTTTCTATCGATAAAAGAGTTAACCCAGCAGCAGTTGTTGGATCTAATTACCTTGGCCAAGACGATCAAAGCGAATCCCGCCGAGTATCGTCATGCGCTGGATGGTAAGAGTGTGGTGATGTTATTTGAAAAGCCATCCCTGCGTACTCGTGTTAGCTTCGATATCGGTATTAACAAGTTCGGCGGCCACTGTTTATACCTAGACCAGCAAAATGGTGCCTTAGGTAAGCGGGAATCGGTCGCTGACTTTGCTTCTAACCTATCCTGTTGGGCCGATGCCATTGTGGCGAGAACATACTCGCACACGACTATCGAACAATTAGCAGAGTTTGGCACTGTGCCCGTGATTAACGCGCTCTCGGATTTGTATCATCCCTGCCAAGCGCTGGCCGATTTTTTAACCTTGGCCGAGCACTTTGAAAATATCAGTGATGTTAAGTTAGCGTATGTAGGTGATGGTAATAACGTCACTAACTCATTGATGTATTGCGCGGCTATTCTCGGTGCCACCATGACAGTGATCTGCCCTGCGGGTCACTTTCCTGATGGCTACGTTGTGGCTGAAGTACAAGAACTCGCTAGCCGATATGGCGGCAAAATTGTGCTGACCTCAGATATTGATGCGATTGAAGGTCACGATGCTATCTATACGGATACCTGGATTTCTATGGGGGATCCAACACCGTTAGCGGAAATTAAGGACAAGTTTGCACCTTATCAAGTCAACAATGCGTTAATGGCGAAAGCGGGTGCTCACTTCTTTATGCATTGCTTGCCAGCACATCGTGGTGTTGAAGTCACCGATGCGGTGATGGATGGCGAATGCTCCTTGATCCTGCAACAAGCAGAGAATCGGATGCACGCTCAAAATGCAGTATTGGTAACCCTATTTAGTTAA
- a CDS encoding argininosuccinate synthase, with amino-acid sequence MSIENKNTGVKKVVLAYSGGLDTSAIIPWLKENYDNCEIIAFCADVGQGEEELIGLTEKALASGASECHIVDLKEEFVKDYIYPTMATGAIYEGTYLLGTSMARPIIAKAQVEVARKVGADALCHGCTGKGNDQVRFEGCFAALAPDLKVIAPWREWTMQSREDLLAYLAERNIKTSASATKIYSRDANAFHISHEGGELEDPWNEPSKGVWTLTADPEDAPNQAEYVSLEVENGRVTKVNGEALTPYAALMKLNAIAAPHGVGRIDITENRLVGMKSRGCYETPGGTVMFAALRAIEELVLDKTSRNWREQVGAQMAHLVYDGRWFTPLCKSLLAASESLAESVNGEVVVKLYKGHAIAVKKRSPNSLYSEAFATFGEDQVYDQKHAEGFIRLYSLASRIRALNAK; translated from the coding sequence ATGTCTATTGAGAACAAAAACACTGGCGTGAAAAAAGTCGTTTTAGCCTATTCGGGTGGTCTAGATACTTCGGCCATTATTCCTTGGTTAAAAGAGAACTACGATAACTGCGAAATTATTGCGTTCTGTGCTGACGTAGGCCAAGGCGAAGAAGAGCTGATTGGCTTGACTGAAAAAGCCTTAGCCTCTGGCGCATCAGAATGCCATATCGTCGATCTGAAAGAAGAATTCGTAAAAGACTATATCTACCCAACCATGGCAACGGGAGCGATTTACGAAGGGACTTACTTACTCGGCACCTCAATGGCTCGCCCAATCATCGCTAAGGCGCAGGTTGAAGTGGCACGTAAAGTGGGCGCCGATGCCCTGTGTCACGGTTGTACCGGTAAAGGTAACGACCAAGTGCGTTTCGAAGGTTGCTTTGCGGCATTAGCGCCTGATTTAAAAGTGATTGCCCCATGGCGTGAATGGACCATGCAGAGCCGTGAAGATCTATTGGCTTACTTAGCTGAGCGTAATATCAAGACGTCGGCTTCTGCCACTAAGATCTACAGCCGTGATGCAAACGCATTCCACATCTCCCATGAAGGTGGTGAGTTAGAAGATCCATGGAACGAGCCAAGCAAAGGTGTGTGGACATTGACTGCCGATCCAGAAGATGCGCCAAACCAAGCAGAATATGTGTCATTGGAAGTCGAAAATGGTCGTGTGACTAAAGTGAATGGCGAAGCCTTAACGCCATATGCGGCACTGATGAAGTTGAACGCGATTGCGGCTCCTCACGGTGTGGGTCGTATCGACATTACCGAAAACCGTTTAGTGGGCATGAAGTCCCGTGGTTGTTACGAAACCCCTGGCGGCACCGTAATGTTTGCCGCGCTGCGTGCCATTGAAGAGTTAGTACTGGATAAAACCAGCCGTAATTGGCGCGAGCAAGTGGGCGCACAAATGGCTCACTTAGTGTATGACGGTCGTTGGTTCACACCTCTATGTAAGTCGCTGCTGGCGGCATCTGAGTCATTAGCCGAGTCTGTTAATGGTGAAGTTGTGGTTAAACTCTACAAAGGTCATGCGATTGCTGTTAAGAAGCGCTCGCCAAACAGCTTGTACTCTGAAGCATTTGCCACCTTCGGTGAAGACCAAGTGTACGACCAAAAACACGCTGAAGGTTTTATCCGTCTGTACTCGTTAGCGAGCCGCATCCGCGCGCTCAACGCTAAGTAA
- the argH gene encoding argininosuccinate lyase — MALWGGRFQGETSALFKLFNDSLPVDYRLFEQDVVGSIAWADAIASVGIITATECSDLKKALNELLVEVKGDPAIILASGAEDIHSFVESALIAKVGDLGKKLHTGRSRNDQVATDLKLWCQSEGAALVARLQTLRSELIALAEREFDAVMPGYTHLQRAQPVTFGHWCLAYVEMIERDFSRLTDALKRANTCPLGSGALAGTAYQMDRHALALALNFASPTLNSLDSVSDRDHVVELCSTASISMMHLSRMAEDLIFFNTGEAGFISLSDEVTSGSSLMPQKKNPDALELIRGKTGRVYGSLVGILTTMKALPLAYNKDMQEDKEGLFDVVDSWAICLDMAALVLSGLVVNRPNALLAAQQGYANATELADYLVSKGMPFREAHHVVGVAVVAAIAKKIPLEGFTLAEFKTFADIIEDDVYPNLTIEACLAKRDVLGGTALTQVKQAIAAKKAG; from the coding sequence ATGGCTTTATGGGGTGGAAGATTTCAGGGCGAAACCAGCGCGCTATTTAAATTATTCAACGATTCACTGCCGGTGGATTATCGTTTGTTTGAGCAGGATGTGGTCGGCTCTATCGCTTGGGCCGATGCGATTGCCAGCGTCGGCATTATCACTGCCACCGAATGCAGCGACTTGAAGAAAGCGTTGAACGAGCTGCTGGTGGAAGTAAAAGGCGATCCTGCGATTATTCTTGCTTCGGGAGCGGAAGATATTCACAGCTTCGTGGAATCGGCGCTGATCGCTAAAGTCGGCGATCTGGGTAAGAAACTCCATACAGGCCGTAGCCGTAACGACCAAGTGGCGACCGACTTAAAACTCTGGTGTCAATCAGAAGGTGCGGCATTAGTTGCTCGCCTGCAAACTTTACGCAGCGAACTTATCGCTTTGGCTGAACGTGAATTTGATGCGGTGATGCCGGGCTATACCCATTTGCAGCGGGCACAACCTGTGACTTTCGGCCACTGGTGTTTAGCCTATGTTGAGATGATTGAGCGTGACTTTAGCCGCTTAACTGATGCGCTAAAGCGTGCCAATACTTGTCCGCTTGGCTCGGGCGCGCTGGCGGGCACAGCCTATCAAATGGATAGACATGCACTGGCTTTGGCACTGAACTTTGCCTCGCCAACACTAAACAGTTTGGACAGCGTATCGGATCGCGACCATGTGGTAGAGCTGTGTTCCACCGCCTCTATCAGCATGATGCACTTAAGCCGCATGGCAGAAGATTTGATTTTCTTCAACACGGGTGAAGCAGGCTTTATCTCCTTGAGCGATGAAGTGACTTCAGGTTCATCTTTGATGCCGCAAAAGAAAAATCCTGATGCGCTGGAGCTTATCCGCGGTAAAACAGGCCGTGTGTATGGCAGTTTAGTGGGTATTCTCACCACTATGAAGGCGCTACCGCTGGCCTATAACAAGGACATGCAGGAAGATAAAGAAGGCCTATTCGATGTCGTCGATAGCTGGGCAATCTGTTTAGATATGGCGGCGCTGGTGTTATCTGGCTTAGTGGTCAATCGCCCTAATGCACTACTTGCTGCGCAGCAAGGTTACGCTAACGCGACCGAATTGGCGGATTATTTAGTGTCTAAGGGCATGCCGTTCCGTGAAGCGCACCATGTAGTCGGTGTGGCAGTGGTTGCAGCAATTGCGAAAAAAATTCCGCTGGAAGGTTTTACGCTCGCCGAGTTTAAAACCTTTGCCGATATCATCGAAGATGATGTGTATCCCAACCTCACCATCGAAGCCTGTTTGGCGAAACGTGATGTGCTCGGTGGCACTGCGTTGACTCAAGTTAAGCAAGCGATTGCGGCTAAAAAAGCGGGTTAA